ATCCGTTAAGTTATATCTATTTATTAAAAGCTATTTCTCTTTTTGATATAAGCAGGGGTTTTACTTCATTAAAAGAAGCTTTTTCTCAGATAAAAGACAAACTGGTTTTAATTTCATTTTCCGGTGATACTTTGTTTTTTCCGGAAGAAATGAGAGAAATTAAAAAATATATGGATGAAGTTAACGGAAAGAGTGAATATTATGAAATAAAAAGTGATTATGGACATGACAGTTTTTTAGTTGAGATTGATAAATTTGAAGATATTATTAAAAATGAATTAAATAATTAAAAATAGAAAATAAAAGGAAGGATATGGAAGATTTTGAAAAGAAATTAAAAGAGGCAAAAGAACTCCTTGAAAAGCTTAATGATCCAGAAATAACTTTATTTCAGGCGATGGAATATTATAAAAAAGGAGTTAAATTATTAGAAGAAGCGTCTAAAATGATAGAAGAGGCCAAACTTCAATTTAAAGAACTGACTAAATGATAATAGCTTCTTTACAATGCGCTGATTTACCAATAAATAAAACAAAACTAGATTATTATATAAATATTGCTAAAAAAGAAAATGCAAAAATATTTGTTTTGCCTGAATATGTTTTAAATAGATTTTTCAATGAATTAGTTAAAACACCTAAAAATTTTATAATTGAACAATCAAGACATCAGTTGGAACTTCTTAAAAAATTATCTAAAATTTATAATATTACAATAATTGCTCCAATAGTTGCATATGAGGGAAAAAATTTTTTTAAAGTTATGATTAAAGCAAAAAACGGGAGGATTTTTAAATATTATCAACAGATTTTAATGCCATATTCCCATTGGAATGAAGAAAAATTTTTTTCTAAAAAAGATAATAATCTTTTGGTTTTTAATATTCAAAATATCCGTTTTGGTGTAATGTTTGGATTTGAAAGTCATTTTACCCAGTTTTGGGATTATTTTGAAAATAAAAAAGTAGATGTTGTTTTGATACCGAGTATCGGAACTTTTAATTCATTTAATAGATGGTTTGAACTTCATAAAACATTTGCTTTTATTAAAAATTTTTATGTTTTAAGGGCTAACAGAATCGGCAGTTGGGGGGATTGGGAATTTTATGGTAAAAGTTATTTAGTCAATCCTTTTGGCGAGATTGAAAACATATTGGGTTCTAATGAAGAATTAATGTTATCCAGAATAGATAAAAATTTAATAAAGGAAGCAAGAAAAGAGTGGAAATTTAATAAATTAAGCAGAGAATTTAATTTAATGTAAAATTGAAAAATATAGAATGGAGAATTTAATTTTACATTTTCTATTATCCATTTTTCAATTAATCAAAGATTTCCAATATTTCGTATGCGGTATTTCTTTTTGCAGGTATTTCCCCTACATCTTTTATAAGTTCGATCATTTCTTTTTGATTCATTCTGTTTTGTGCTCCGGCACTTCTTACCACATTTTCTTCCATCATTGTTGAACCTAAATCATTTGCTCCGTAAAGTAGAGCCAGCTGCCCGATATAGCTTCCCTGTGTAACCCATGAGCTTTGAATGTTTTTGAAATTGTCTAAAAAGAGTCTTGCTACGGCCAGATATCTTAAATATCTGTTTGACGAGGCTTTATATTTGACAATCCCTTCATGATATAAAGCGGTGTTATAAGGCTGAAAAGACCACATAATAAACGCCCGAAAACCTCCCGTTTCATCCTGTAATCTTCTGATTTTTTCCCAGTGTTCAACAATCTCTTCTAC
This genomic stretch from Lebetimonas natsushimae harbors:
- a CDS encoding carbon-nitrogen hydrolase family protein — translated: MIIASLQCADLPINKTKLDYYINIAKKENAKIFVLPEYVLNRFFNELVKTPKNFIIEQSRHQLELLKKLSKIYNITIIAPIVAYEGKNFFKVMIKAKNGRIFKYYQQILMPYSHWNEEKFFSKKDNNLLVFNIQNIRFGVMFGFESHFTQFWDYFENKKVDVVLIPSIGTFNSFNRWFELHKTFAFIKNFYVLRANRIGSWGDWEFYGKSYLVNPFGEIENILGSNEELMLSRIDKNLIKEARKEWKFNKLSREFNLM
- the xseB gene encoding exodeoxyribonuclease VII small subunit; the encoded protein is MEDFEKKLKEAKELLEKLNDPEITLFQAMEYYKKGVKLLEEASKMIEEAKLQFKELTK